A single region of the Plasmodium reichenowi strain SY57 chromosome 9, whole genome shotgun sequence genome encodes:
- a CDS encoding hypothetical protein (conserved Plasmodium protein, unknown function) — protein sequence MNNISDKNILKYQEKYEEKKRKTEKEKEKEKEKVKEKEKEKVKEKVKEKDKEKEKEKEKVKEKVKEKEKEEVKEKEKQNSNYINNINDEHDIYEDNYSRGKTQSYRSYEYKLEHIMKKKEEYDNNTYWEKKKYKEYSQDKKCDKEYYNKDSSYSYKRKNVEKKRNEHNIPDYYDNYSEFSMERVNLNEDEEDYDKNYFFERGDGYKNSRKYKLSEKKYSPYDNERMKKYSRYDDKIFNMNIYYKKKFTYHNDMNNYDYMNKTCEDSKYRNDFSDYYRKRYNNNNDFEDYKKENFYRKRKISPSIINRDDNNMDKNYIMSRKKFISYESSTKRRRSNNNSVISHYEYDRPCEKRSTDTVHNYKNNIGYKKENKNDNTKSVYNSVGDKNLEVVSNHSIKEEYKNEEISSSHESEKKYERKYNYEKEHKYKDKDKNKDVLTTGDIKKHSFKEEFKENSSKRKSYSVHKTSRESSSKIYNKENKEYEQEKETFDHRNYYRNKSNYHDDFDKFEKYNYREKGNERDYELYDEDYKSYKNRKQYDNKYDYYKEDYHHKGDYYKEDYHHKGDYYKEDYHHKDDYYPKEDYHYKKVHHYDSNHHDDDKDEYYSYHSSDHESEETENKKVEHVQVNNKIIINIDEDTNDQYWIDSNTSSDNDNTDNNDNNDNNNDNNNDNNDNNNNNNNHSKGDKYICLKFRDSHVRKFVLNNQLDNKKVEYTSTTNMDNIIEKNEKHVSDDNKNNIIDDNLLCLIKKGHDNVFNKEEQDVIEKNKGIDNIHIYRYISKNEKMYLSKELEENILLDEGPCEKYKKLNDTIQTKDNYEHFDNLYQKKIKNSEINLEKKKIYPSTNYITNNNNSVYDKESKCDEHNLKNDIFDLYLKDTKKETFQDKSKDDNIIHLSNHNKCTKNKTLNRPSVDEFDEYINKKHNKGNTENYNKYDEREKSIINEKAKEIKETYMNSLNNKKKKKKKDDHDDDDNDNDDNNDDNNDDNNDDNNNDNNNDNNNDNYDDNNNDYYDDNDQVDNVDCVSALGDFPEYIKNIINNMSSTYKMNENIDLLNLKERKSFRIPKFFHFIDNITNTESFLNYLQKRKEASRKWKIIARNILHKEMQLLLETIHYDKYENKIDFIINSLKSI from the coding sequence gagaaagagaaagtaaaagaaaaagtaaaagaaaaagataaagaaaaagaaaaagaaaaagagaaagtaaaagaaaaagtaaaagagaaagaaaaagaagaagtaaaagaaaaagaaaaacagaacagtaattatataaataatataaatgatgaaCATGATATATATGAGGATAATTATTCAAGAGGAAAAACACAATCATATAGAAGTTACGAATATAAGTTAGAacatataatgaaaaaaaaagaagaatatgataataatacatattgggaaaaaaaaaaatataaggaATATTCCCAAGATAAAAAATGTGACAaggaatattataataaggATTCATCCTATAgttataaaagaaaaaatgtagaaaaaaaaaggaatgaacataatatacctgattattatgataacTATTCTGAGTTTTCTATGGAAAGAGttaatttaaatgaagACGAAGAAgattatgataaaaattattttttcgAAAGAGGAGATGGTTATAAGAATTctagaaaatataaattgagtgaaaagaaatattcaccatatgataatgaaaggatgaaaaaatattcccgttatgatgataaaatattcaatatgaatatatattataaaaaaaagtttaCGTATCACAatgatatgaataattatgattatatgaacaaaaCATGTGAAGATAGTAAATATAGAAACGATTTTTCAGATTATTATAGGAAAAggtataataataataatgattttgaagattataaaaaagaaaatttttatagaaaaagaaaaattagCCCAAGTATAATAAACAGggatgataataatatggataagaattatattatgagtagaaaaaaatttatatcttATGAATCCTCAACAAAAAGAAGACGTTCCAATAATAATAGCGTCATATCACATTATGAATATGATAGACCATGTGAAAAAAGGTCAACAGATACCGTgcataattataaaaataatataggatataaaaaagaaaataaaaatgataatacaaaaaGTGTATATAATTCTGTGGGAGATAAAAATTTAGAGGTAGTATCTAATCATAGTATAAAAGAAGAgtataaaaatgaagaaatatCTTCGTCACATGAatcagaaaaaaaatatgaaaggaaatataattatgaaaaagaacataaatataaagataaagataaaaataaagatgtATTAACAACTGGggatataaaaaaacattCATTCAAAGAGgaatttaaagaaaattcATCTAAAAGAAAATCCTACAGTGTACATAAAACATCAAGGGAAAGTTCTtctaaaatatataataaggaGAACAAAGAATATGAACAAGAAAAGGAAACATTTGATCATAGAAATTattatagaaataaaagtaatTATCATGATGATTTTGAtaaatttgaaaaatataattatagaGAAAAAGGAAACGAGAGAGATtatgaattatatgatgaggattataaatcatataaaaatagaaagcagtatgataataaatatgattattataagGAGGATTATCATCATAAGGGTGATTATTATAAGGAGGATTATCATCATAAGGGTGATTATTATAAGGAGGATTATCATCATAAGGATGATTATTATCCTAAGGAGgattatcattataaaaagGTACATCATTATGATAGCAATCACCATGATGATGATAAGGATGAATATTACAGTTATCATTCTTCAGATCACGAATCTGAAGAAacagaaaataaaaaagtcGAACATGTCCAAGTGaataacaaaattattataaacataGATGAAGATACAAATGATCAGTATTGGATAGATAGTAATACAAGTAgtgataatgataatactgataataatgataataatgataataataatgataataataatgataataatgataataataataataataataatcacTCAAAAGGGGACAAGtatatttgtttaaaaTTTCGAGATTCCCATGTTAGAAAATTTGTTTTAAATAACCAActtgataataaaaaagtagAATATACTTCGACGACCaatatggataatataATTGAGAAGAATGAAAAACATGTaagtgatgataataaaaataatataatagatGACAATTTATTGTGcttaattaaaaaaggaCATGATAATGTATTTAATAAGGAAGAGCAGGATGTgatagaaaaaaataaaggtATTGAtaacatacatatatatagatatataagtaaaaatgaaaaaatgtatttatcCAAAGAATTggaagaaaatatattattagatGAAGGTCCTtgtgaaaaatataaaaagttaAATGATACAATCCAAACAAAAGATAATTATGAACATTTTGATAACTTgtatcaaaaaaaaataaaaaattctgaaataaatttggaaaaaaaaaaaatatatcctAGTACtaattatattacaaataataataattctgTATATGATAAAGAATCCAAATGTGATGAacataatttaaaaaatgatatatttgatttatatttgaaGGATACAAAAAAGGAGACTTTTCAAGATAAATCAAaggatgataatattattcatttatcTAATCATAACAAATGcacaaaaaataaaactcTTAATAGACCAAGTGTTGATGAGTttgatgaatatataaacaaaaagCACAACAAAGGAAATAcagaaaattataataaatatgatgaaagagaaaaaagtattataaatgaaaaagcaaaagaaataaaggaaacatatatgaattcattaaataataaaaaaaaaaaaaaaaaaaaggatgatcatgatgatgatgataatgataatgatgataataatgatgataataatgatgataataatgatgataataataatgataataataatgataataataatgataattatgatgataataataatgattattatgatgataatgatcAAGTTGATAATGTAGATTGTGTAAGTGCATTAGGTGATTTTCctgaatatataaagaatataataaataatatgagtAGTACATATAAGATGAATGAAAATattgatttattaaatttaaaagaaagGAAATCATTTCGTATACctaaattttttcattttatagATAATATTACGAATACAGAAAGTTTCTTAAATTACttacaaaaaagaaaagaagCTAGTCGAAAATGGAAAATAATAGCAAGAAATATTCTTCATAAAGAAATGCAACTTTTATTAGAAACAATAcattatgataaatatgaaaataaaatagatTTCATAATTAATTCGCTTAAATCtatctaa
- a CDS encoding cyclin-dependent kinases regulatory subunit, putative: MNDQKRASLNLSKNNKYNYEHKNNYSYNTINKTNQGISKKRNSYSKKNVPTIKEHNNNKNHNNKINSNNNNNNNNNKNKCANNNNHLNKNNSVSNKNNNISDKNQNNNNININKRSSISKGTSRRHNHNHNNHNNNNNNNNNNNNNNNNNNNNNNNNNNNNNNNNNNNNNDDYYSILEELANLEKPKFRSVQESMDENLNLEFLKSSSENYTYKITSRGPVCYSALYRDNKYVYRHIILSDNVRQYAENKVRKTNAYLTEQCIVNELQIDIGKGWKHFLIYDGKLRELILRKNLTNEDKLRMAVHMQKNH, encoded by the exons atgaatgatCAAAAACGGGCATCATTAAACctatcaaaaaataataagtataattatgaacataaaaataattatagtTATAATACAATTAATAAGACTAATCAAGGTATATCTAAAAAACGCAATAGTTATAGTAAGAAAAACGTCCCTACCATAAAAGAGcacaacaataataaaaatcataataataaaattaatagtaataataataataataataataataataaaaataaatgtgctaataataacaatcatttaaataaaaacaatagtgtaagtaataaaaataataatataagtgataaaaatcaaaataataataatattaatattaataagaGATCTAGTATTTCGAAAGGTACAAGTAGGAGACACAATCATAATCACAAcaatcataataataataataataataataataataataataacaacaacaacaacaacaacaataataataataataataataataacaacaataataataataataataataataatgatgacTATTATTCAATCCTTGAAGAACTAGCTAATTTAGAAAAGCCAAAATTTAGATCAGTTCAAGAAAGTATGGatgaaaatttaaatttagaatttttaaaatcaTCTAGCgaaaattatacatataaaataactTCTAGGg gACCTGTATGCTATTCAGCATTGTACAGAGATAACAAATATGTATATCgacatataatattaagtGATAATGTTAGACAGTATGCAGAAAACAAGGTAAGGAAAACAAATGCATATCTCACAGAACAATGTATCGTTAATGAATTACAAATTGATATAGGAAAAGGATGGAAAcattttttgatatatgATGGAAAATTAAGAGAACTCATTTTACGAAAAAATTTAACAAATGAAGATAAATTAAGAATGGCAGTTCATATGCAAAAAAATCATTAA
- a CDS encoding lipoate-protein ligase 2, putative — MRIIKCLNEIFRPVLPNVNINNIEKNKKINILYFIDVSKFHVFEQLLLEESLFRISNNRTEGLNNIGFVIVNNTCEEMNESKGNECIFNNKKCVILGISNKIKDHIKDTNYIKENKISLIKRFTGGGTIYINKNSLLVSLILPHKFEKNKKIYPSNITEWSYNYFYNTGKQIYDKTTINKEKKIFLNKNNILFNQYFNYYENDYVYKDYDELNKNIILKKVGGNAQSFARNYFVHHTSYIWTCDYKEMNNILLNPSKQPIYRNKRKHQHFLQSIKLCLHDDIHTPNIFIEKLIKHIKHIINYKNITDQHDYWFFNKINLKNINDHILRNSEQFDDIYVADMNLLQSIFNYYNNSSLFNNMRSTYFLDLEGKKVSDRYYDIPTFFLY, encoded by the coding sequence ATGAGAATTATAAAGTGCCTGAATGAAATATTCAGGCCTGTGTTACCAAAcgtaaatataaataatatagaaaagaataaaaaaataaacattctttattttattgatGTCAGCAAATTTCATGTTTTTGAACAGCTATTACTAGAAGAGAGTTTATTTAGGATAAGTAATAATAGAACAGAAGGATTAAACAATATAGGTTTTGTCAttgtaaataatacatGTGAAGAAATGAATGAGTCCAAAGGAAACGaatgtatttttaataataagaaatgTGTGATATTAGGTATtagtaataaaataaaagatcatataaaagatactaattatattaaagaaaataaaataagcTTAATTAAAAGATTTACAGGTGGAGgtactatatatataaataaaaattcgTTATTAGTTTCTTTAATACTACCTCAtaaatttgaaaaaaataaaaaaatttatcCATCAAATATTACGGAATGgtcatataattatttttataatacaggcaaacaaatatatgataaaacaacaataaacaaagaaaaaaaaatttttttaaacaaaaataatattctttttaatcaatattttaattattatgaaaatgattatgtttataaagATTATGATGAacttaataaaaatattattttaaaaaaagtgGGAGGTAATGCTCAATCATTCGCaagaaattattttgttcatcatacttcatatatatggaCATGTGATTACAAagaaatgaataatatattattaaatcCATCCAAGCAACcaatatatagaaataaaagaaaacatCAACACTTTCTACAGTCAATCAAATTATGTCTACATGATGATATACATACAcctaatatatttattgaaaaattaattaaacatataaaacatatcattaactataaaaatattactGATCAACATGATTACTGGTTTTTTaacaaaattaatttaaaaaatattaatgatcATATATTAAGAAATTCGGAACAGTTTGATGATATATATGTCGCAGATATGAATTTGTTACAAAGTATTTTTAactattataataatagtagtctttttaataatatgagATCTACTTATTTTTTAGATCTTGAGGGAAAAAAAGTTTCTGATAGATATTACGATATACCAACATTTTTTCTAtactaa
- a CDS encoding thioredoxin reductase (transcript variant 2; alternatively spliced) — MCKDKNEKKNYEHVNANEKNGYLASEKNELTKNKVEEHTYDYDYVVIGGGPGGMASAKEAAAHGARVLLFDYVKPSSQGTKWGIGGTCVNVGCVPKKLMHYAGHMGSIFKLDSKAYGWKFDNLKHDWKKLVTTVQSHIRSLNFSYMTGLRSSKVKYINGLAKLKDKNTVSYYLKGDLSKEETVTGKYILIATGCRPHIPDDVEGAKELSITSDDIFSLKKDPGKTLVVGASYVALECSGFLNSLGYDVTVAVRSIVLRGFDQQCAVKVKLYMEEQGVMFKNGILPKKLTKMDDKILVEFSDKTSELYDTVLYAIGRKGDIDGLNLESLNMNVNKSNNKIIADHLSCTNIPSIFAVGDVAENVPELAPVAIKAGEILARRLFKDSDEIMDYSYIPTSIYTPIEYGACGYSEEKAYELYGKSNVEVFLQEFNNLEISAVHRQKHIRAQKDEYDLDVSSTCLAKLVCLKNEDNRVIGFHYVGPNAGEVTQGMALALRLKVKKKDFDNCIGIHPTDAESFMNLFVTISSGLSYAAKGGCGGGKCG, encoded by the coding sequence ATGTGTAAGGATaaaaacgaaaaaaaaaattatgaacatGTTAATGcgaatgaaaaaaatggCTACCTAGCTAGCGAAAAAAACGAACTCACCAAAAATAAGGTCGAGGAACATACATATGATTATGATTATGTTGTAATAGGAGGAGGTCCAGGTGGAATGGCTTCAGCCAAAGAAGCTGCAGCACATGGTGCTCGAGTTTTATTGTTTGATTATGTAAAGCCAAGTAGTCAAGGAACAAAATGGGGTATAGGTGGAACGTGTGTGAATGTAGGATGTGTACCAAAAAAACTAATGCACTATGCAGGTCATATGGGGagtatatttaaattagATTCGAAAGCATATGGATGGAAATTTGACAATTTAAAACATGACTGGAAGAAGTTAGTTACAACTGTACAATCTCACATACGTTCATTAAATTTTAGTTATATGACTGGTTTGAGATCATCAAAggttaaatatattaatggGTTAGCCAAGTTAAAAGACAAAAATACAGtatcttattatttaaaaggGGATTTATCGAAAGAAGAAACTGTTAcaggaaaatatattttaatagCAACAGGATGTAGACCACATATACCAGATGACGTTGAAGGTGCTAAAGAATTAAGTATTACATCTGatgatattttttcattaaaaaaagatcCAGGAAAAACATTAGTAGTTGGAGCATCATATGTAGCCTTAGAGTGTTCAGGTTTTCTTAATTCATTAGGATATGACGTAACAGTAGCTGTGCGTTCAATAGTCTTAAGAGGTTTTGATCAACAATGTGCAGTTAAAGTAAAACTTTATATGGAAGAACAAGGAGTTATGTTTAAGAATGGAATTTTGccaaaaaaattaacaaaaatggatgataaaatattagTCGAATTTAGTGATAAAACAAGTGAATTATATGATACTGTTCTATATGCTATTGGAAGAAAAGGAGACATTGACGGTTTAAATTTAGAATCATTAAATATGaatgtaaataaaagtaataataaaattatagCTGATCATTTAAGTTGTACTAATATTCCTTCCATATTTGCTGTAGGAGACGTAGCTGAAAATGTCCCAGAATTAGCGCCCGTGGCTATAAAAGCAGGAGAAATATTAGCTAGACGATTATTCAAGGATTCAGATGAAATAATGgattattcatatattccTACATCTATATATACACCTATTGAATATGGTGCATGTGGATATTCAGAAGAAAAAGcatatgaattatatgGTAAATCAAATGTAGAAGTATTTTTGCAagaatttaataatttagaAATATCTGCTGTTCATCGACAAAAACATATAAGAGCACAAAAAGATGAATATGACTTGGATGTCTCTAGTACATGCTTAGCAAAACTTGTTTGTCTAAAAAATGAAGACAATCGAGTTATTGGGTTCCATTACGTGGGTCCTAATGCAGGAGAAGTTACACAAGGAATGGCTTTAGCTTTAAGATTAAAAGTTAAGAAAAAGGACTTTGATAACTGCATAGGTATTCATCCAACAGATGCTGAATCGTTCATGAATTTGTTTGTTACCATATCTTCTGGATTGTCTTATGCAGCTAAAGGAGGATGTGGGGGTGGAAAATGTGgataa
- a CDS encoding thioredoxin reductase (transcript variant 1; alternatively spliced) — MNNVISFIGNSSNKYFQINQVHFIRIINKNIHSKNNLIYSNSSYNIFYNKYFIENTFQSKNKLSSIYSKLNFSIKNMCKDKNEKKNYEHVNANEKNGYLASEKNELTKNKVEEHTYDYDYVVIGGGPGGMASAKEAAAHGARVLLFDYVKPSSQGTKWGIGGTCVNVGCVPKKLMHYAGHMGSIFKLDSKAYGWKFDNLKHDWKKLVTTVQSHIRSLNFSYMTGLRSSKVKYINGLAKLKDKNTVSYYLKGDLSKEETVTGKYILIATGCRPHIPDDVEGAKELSITSDDIFSLKKDPGKTLVVGASYVALECSGFLNSLGYDVTVAVRSIVLRGFDQQCAVKVKLYMEEQGVMFKNGILPKKLTKMDDKILVEFSDKTSELYDTVLYAIGRKGDIDGLNLESLNMNVNKSNNKIIADHLSCTNIPSIFAVGDVAENVPELAPVAIKAGEILARRLFKDSDEIMDYSYIPTSIYTPIEYGACGYSEEKAYELYGKSNVEVFLQEFNNLEISAVHRQKHIRAQKDEYDLDVSSTCLAKLVCLKNEDNRVIGFHYVGPNAGEVTQGMALALRLKVKKKDFDNCIGIHPTDAESFMNLFVTISSGLSYAAKGGCGGGKCG; from the coding sequence atgaacaaTGTAATTTCTTTCATTGGAAATTcatcaaataaatatttccAAATTAATCAAGTTCATTTTATTAGGATCatcaataaaaatatacattcTAAGAATAATCTTATTTACTCTAATTCatcttataatattttttataataaatattttatagaGAACACATTCcaaagtaaaaataaactaTCCTCCATTTATTCCAAATTAAACTTTTCCATTAAAAACATGTGTAAGGATaaaaacgaaaaaaaaaattatgaacatGTTAATGcgaatgaaaaaaatggCTACCTAGCTAGCGAAAAAAACGAACTCACCAAAAATAAGGTCGAGGAACATACATATGATTATGATTATGTTGTAATAGGAGGAGGTCCAGGTGGAATGGCTTCAGCCAAAGAAGCTGCAGCACATGGTGCTCGAGTTTTATTGTTTGATTATGTAAAGCCAAGTAGTCAAGGAACAAAATGGGGTATAGGTGGAACGTGTGTGAATGTAGGATGTGTACCAAAAAAACTAATGCACTATGCAGGTCATATGGGGagtatatttaaattagATTCGAAAGCATATGGATGGAAATTTGACAATTTAAAACATGACTGGAAGAAGTTAGTTACAACTGTACAATCTCACATACGTTCATTAAATTTTAGTTATATGACTGGTTTGAGATCATCAAAggttaaatatattaatggGTTAGCCAAGTTAAAAGACAAAAATACAGtatcttattatttaaaaggGGATTTATCGAAAGAAGAAACTGTTAcaggaaaatatattttaatagCAACAGGATGTAGACCACATATACCAGATGACGTTGAAGGTGCTAAAGAATTAAGTATTACATCTGatgatattttttcattaaaaaaagatcCAGGAAAAACATTAGTAGTTGGAGCATCATATGTAGCCTTAGAGTGTTCAGGTTTTCTTAATTCATTAGGATATGACGTAACAGTAGCTGTGCGTTCAATAGTCTTAAGAGGTTTTGATCAACAATGTGCAGTTAAAGTAAAACTTTATATGGAAGAACAAGGAGTTATGTTTAAGAATGGAATTTTGccaaaaaaattaacaaaaatggatgataaaatattagTCGAATTTAGTGATAAAACAAGTGAATTATATGATACTGTTCTATATGCTATTGGAAGAAAAGGAGACATTGACGGTTTAAATTTAGAATCATTAAATATGaatgtaaataaaagtaataataaaattatagCTGATCATTTAAGTTGTACTAATATTCCTTCCATATTTGCTGTAGGAGACGTAGCTGAAAATGTCCCAGAATTAGCGCCCGTGGCTATAAAAGCAGGAGAAATATTAGCTAGACGATTATTCAAGGATTCAGATGAAATAATGgattattcatatattccTACATCTATATATACACCTATTGAATATGGTGCATGTGGATATTCAGAAGAAAAAGcatatgaattatatgGTAAATCAAATGTAGAAGTATTTTTGCAagaatttaataatttagaAATATCTGCTGTTCATCGACAAAAACATATAAGAGCACAAAAAGATGAATATGACTTGGATGTCTCTAGTACATGCTTAGCAAAACTTGTTTGTCTAAAAAATGAAGACAATCGAGTTATTGGGTTCCATTACGTGGGTCCTAATGCAGGAGAAGTTACACAAGGAATGGCTTTAGCTTTAAGATTAAAAGTTAAGAAAAAGGACTTTGATAACTGCATAGGTATTCATCCAACAGATGCTGAATCGTTCATGAATTTGTTTGTTACCATATCTTCTGGATTGTCTTATGCAGCTAAAGGAGGATGTGGGGGTGGAAAATGTGgataa
- a CDS encoding RNA-binding protein, putative, giving the protein MEQVNIDQMNAEKAKGDGANFKVQVDDINNIDKEFSDLQKLKMMNEGAEIQMNQGGNVDSHEQEQEEINNRSIFVGNVDYSTQPEELQSLFSECGLINRVTILVNKNTGHSKGYAYIEFADASSVRTALSLSESFFKKRQIKVCSKRRNIPGFNRPKISPFRGRGMKSALGVRGRLRQPSFRPFYRGRGAYKKIVTNPYERT; this is encoded by the exons atggaacAAGTCAATATTGATCAAATGAACGCTGAAAAAGCGAAGGGTGATGGAGCCAATTTTAAGGTCCAAGTTGATGacattaataatattgataagGAATTTAGTGATctacaaaaattaaaa aTGATGAATGAAGGTGCAGAAATTCAAATGAACCAAGGAGGTAATGTTGATTCCCATGAACAAGAAcaagaagaaataaataatagaTCTATATTTGTTGgaaat GTTGATTATTCAACACAACCAGAAGAACTTCAATCATTATTTTCAGAATGCGGTTTAATAAATAGAGTAACAATTTtagtaaataaaaatacagGCCATTCGAAAGg ATATGCATACATTGAATTTGCTGATGCATCATCTGTTAGAACAGCCTTATCTTTATCAgaatcattttttaaaaaaagacaAATCAAG GTATGTAGTAAGAGAAGAAATATACCAGGATTCAACAGGCCCAAAATTAGTCCATTTAGGGGAAGAGGAATGAAGAGCGCATTAGGTGTTAGAGGAAG ACTTAGACAACCAAGCTTCAGACCATTTTATAGAGGAAGAGGTGcatacaaaaaaattgttaCTAACCCATATGAAAGAacataa